In Planctomonas sp. JC2975, the genomic stretch TGACACCCAAGGAGAAACAAACCCATGGCACTTTCCCGCGAAGAAGTCCTCGCCGGCCTGGCCGAGCTGATCAACGACGAGACCGGCATCGCGACGGACACCGTCGAGTACGAGAAGTCCTTCACCGACGACCTCGACATCGACTCGA encodes the following:
- a CDS encoding acyl carrier protein; its protein translation is MALSREEVLAGLAELINDETGIATDTVEYEKSFTDDLDIDSISMMTIVVNAEDKFDVKIPDEEVKNLKTVGDAVDFIVNASA